A window of Synechococcus sp. MEDNS5 contains these coding sequences:
- a CDS encoding aminotransferase class V-fold PLP-dependent enzyme, protein MSLNRPIHPPSPERMLRDLCPALSGKTYFNYGGQGPLPDPSLDAITASWKRMQQLGPFTTDVWPYVSAEVNSTRAQLAMLCGVPPHRLALSENVTSGCVLPLWGLPISEGDHILIGDCEHPGVVAACLELARRMGLSVNELPVKHLRGGRNDQDQTDTAVLEALEQQLTSKTRLVVLSHLLWNTGQRMPIAAVAAQLQQHPAKPFLLVDAAQSVGQIPVDEAAAAADIYAFTGHKWACGPEGLGGVALSERVLQESKPTLIGWRSLRDETRASLDDPHPFHADSRRFEVATSCVPLMAGLRCSLDLLEQEGGPGQRLERIRLLSERLWQELAAVPGVMPLLDGPPAAGLVSFALDQTATALQPARVVKRLGDQGIWIRDLADPSCLRACTHVCSNDDDLQELVNAMRQVIGPVE, encoded by the coding sequence ATGAGCCTGAACCGCCCCATCCATCCCCCCTCTCCTGAACGCATGCTGAGAGACCTCTGCCCAGCCCTAAGCGGCAAGACCTATTTCAACTACGGGGGGCAAGGACCCTTGCCCGATCCCTCCTTAGATGCGATCACGGCCAGCTGGAAACGGATGCAGCAGCTGGGTCCGTTCACCACGGATGTCTGGCCCTACGTCAGCGCCGAGGTGAACAGCACGCGGGCGCAGCTGGCCATGCTTTGCGGCGTCCCTCCCCATCGCTTGGCCTTAAGTGAAAACGTAACCAGTGGCTGCGTTCTGCCGCTATGGGGACTACCCATCAGCGAAGGCGATCACATCCTGATCGGCGACTGTGAGCATCCCGGTGTGGTGGCAGCCTGCCTGGAACTCGCCCGCCGGATGGGCCTCAGCGTGAATGAGCTTCCCGTGAAGCATCTGCGGGGAGGGCGCAACGATCAGGACCAGACCGACACGGCCGTGCTGGAGGCCCTCGAGCAGCAGCTCACCTCAAAAACCCGCCTGGTGGTGCTCTCCCATCTGCTCTGGAACACCGGACAGCGGATGCCGATCGCCGCCGTCGCCGCCCAACTTCAACAGCACCCTGCCAAACCATTTCTCTTGGTGGATGCAGCCCAAAGTGTGGGCCAAATACCAGTTGATGAGGCCGCTGCCGCCGCAGACATCTATGCCTTTACAGGTCACAAATGGGCCTGCGGCCCTGAGGGACTTGGCGGGGTCGCTCTGTCAGAGCGTGTGCTCCAGGAGTCCAAGCCAACCTTGATCGGATGGCGGAGCCTGCGCGATGAAACCCGAGCGTCCCTCGACGATCCCCATCCTTTCCACGCCGACAGCCGCAGATTCGAAGTGGCCACCAGTTGTGTACCGCTGATGGCAGGGCTGCGCTGTTCCCTGGATCTGCTGGAACAGGAGGGGGGACCAGGCCAGCGCCTGGAACGCATTCGCCTTCTCAGTGAGCGTCTCTGGCAAGAGCTCGCGGCCGTTCCCGGGGTGATGCCTCTGCTCGATGGCCCTCCCGCTGCAGGATTGGTGAGTTTTGCGCTCGACCAGACAGCCACTGCGCTGCAACCGGCGCGGGTGGTGAAACGACTGGGAGATCAAGGCATCTGGATCCGCGACCTCGCCGATCCGAGCTGCCTGAGAGCCTGCACGCATGTGTGCAGCAATGACGACGACCTGCAGGAACTCGTCAACGCCATGCGCCAAGTAATCGGCCCAGTTGAGTAA
- a CDS encoding urea ABC transporter substrate-binding protein, giving the protein MNQGIATATRKSLSSLVSLLGSLLLLSCGHRNEPQHTATIRVGILHSRTGTMALSEATVAEAERLAIEEINAAGGLRLNGRAVLVEAIEEDGMSEPAEFARKAQRLLNEDKVVAIFGGWTSASRKAMVPVMETNNKLLFYPVQYEGQECSPVVVYGGSVPNQQSEPALKWMLDNHSKRLLLIGSDYVYPRTANRIIRAQAARAQARVLQERYLPLGSAAVEPLIAEIQAALNAGPVVVVNTLNGDSNIAFFQALQKQGLNQRSELKVLSLSVSEEEAIAIGGRNIAGSYASWSYFESLKTPESTAFAQRFRRRYGYHRVINDPAEAGYSLVHLWAQAVETSGSLETDAVRQSLIGSRFTAPQGDLQVSSSLHLRKRSLLAQADAKGGFKVLEDFGLIEPMPWNPDLAESAGATCDHRVPPLIKD; this is encoded by the coding sequence ATGAACCAGGGAATCGCGACTGCGACGCGGAAGAGCCTTTCAAGCCTGGTCAGCCTGCTGGGCTCGCTGTTGCTCCTCAGCTGCGGGCACCGTAATGAGCCGCAGCACACAGCCACAATCCGCGTTGGCATCCTGCACTCGCGCACCGGCACCATGGCGCTCTCTGAAGCCACGGTGGCCGAGGCGGAGCGTCTGGCGATCGAAGAGATCAATGCCGCTGGCGGCCTCAGGCTCAACGGCCGGGCGGTGCTGGTTGAGGCCATTGAAGAAGACGGCATGTCTGAACCCGCCGAGTTCGCTCGCAAGGCACAACGACTGCTGAACGAAGACAAGGTGGTGGCGATCTTCGGTGGATGGACCTCCGCCAGCCGCAAAGCCATGGTTCCAGTGATGGAGACCAACAACAAGCTTCTGTTCTACCCAGTGCAATACGAGGGACAGGAGTGCTCTCCTGTTGTGGTGTATGGAGGATCGGTTCCCAACCAGCAATCCGAACCGGCCCTGAAATGGATGCTGGACAATCACAGCAAACGGCTGCTGCTGATCGGCTCGGATTACGTCTACCCGAGAACAGCCAATCGCATCATCCGCGCTCAGGCAGCGCGCGCACAAGCGCGTGTGCTTCAAGAGCGCTACCTGCCGCTGGGGAGTGCAGCTGTTGAACCGCTGATCGCAGAGATTCAAGCCGCTCTCAACGCAGGTCCGGTTGTCGTGGTGAATACCCTCAACGGCGACAGCAATATCGCTTTCTTCCAGGCCCTGCAAAAACAAGGATTGAATCAGCGTTCTGAACTCAAGGTGCTCAGCCTTTCCGTATCGGAAGAAGAGGCCATCGCGATCGGAGGACGCAATATCGCCGGCAGTTACGCAAGCTGGAGTTATTTCGAGAGCCTGAAGACGCCGGAATCCACCGCTTTCGCGCAACGCTTCCGGCGACGCTACGGCTACCACCGCGTGATCAACGACCCGGCAGAGGCTGGCTACAGCCTGGTGCACCTTTGGGCTCAGGCGGTGGAGACCTCCGGCAGCCTCGAAACCGACGCTGTGCGCCAGTCGCTCATCGGCAGCCGTTTCACTGCACCCCAGGGTGATCTTCAGGTGAGTTCCAGCCTTCATCTGAGGAAGCGGTCTCTCTTGGCCCAGGCCGACGCCAAAGGGGGCTTCAAGGTGCTGGAGGACTTCGGGTTGATCGAACCCATGCCCTGGAACCCTGACCTTGCAGAGTCAGCGGGGGCAACCTGCGATCACCGGGTGCCGCCCCTGATCAAGGACTGA
- a CDS encoding DUF4079 domain-containing protein — protein sequence MTTVDWLGILHPALAVVIIYPLIGMVVRLAIQTRARRLQTLKCPPTVGREHSDLGRWLAVGVVMLVLVALTVAIATDQPLMAFQGGAARAAQLLLVLAGTLAGLAALWVSKAPGLRLAFVLITWAGVLGLGAQPEVWRLSDDPLSPAFWQSHYWSGVAVVGLMLFSLGAQPEIQRDLRLRRLHVTANVLAAVLFVVQGITGTRDLLEIPLSWQKATIYSCNFNTRTCPPPASTQPPVISP from the coding sequence ATGACGACCGTCGACTGGCTCGGCATCCTTCACCCCGCGTTGGCGGTGGTGATCATCTATCCCTTGATCGGGATGGTGGTGCGATTGGCGATCCAGACCCGGGCACGACGGTTGCAAACGCTGAAGTGTCCTCCCACCGTGGGCCGCGAACACAGTGATCTGGGCCGCTGGCTGGCGGTGGGTGTTGTGATGCTGGTGCTCGTGGCCCTCACCGTGGCGATTGCGACTGATCAACCCTTGATGGCCTTTCAGGGCGGAGCCGCGAGGGCTGCGCAGTTGCTGCTGGTGCTTGCTGGCACCCTTGCGGGATTGGCGGCGCTGTGGGTGTCCAAGGCGCCGGGGCTGCGGCTCGCGTTCGTGCTGATCACCTGGGCCGGGGTCCTGGGCCTGGGCGCGCAGCCTGAGGTCTGGCGGCTGTCCGACGATCCCTTGTCGCCAGCCTTCTGGCAGTCCCATTACTGGTCAGGTGTGGCTGTGGTGGGTCTGATGCTGTTTTCTCTCGGTGCCCAGCCAGAGATTCAGCGTGACCTGCGCCTGCGGCGGTTGCATGTCACCGCCAATGTGCTGGCGGCTGTGTTGTTCGTGGTGCAAGGCATCACCGGAACAAGGGATTTGCTCGAAATCCCCCTGAGCTGGCAGAAGGCAACGATCTATTCCTGCAACTTCAACACGCGCACCTGTCCGCCGCCGGCCTCAACACAGCCGCCTGTGATCAGTCCTTGA